The Primulina tabacum isolate GXHZ01 chromosome 7, ASM2559414v2, whole genome shotgun sequence genome includes a window with the following:
- the LOC142551172 gene encoding LOW QUALITY PROTEIN: ubiquitin carboxyl-terminal hydrolase 2-like (The sequence of the model RefSeq protein was modified relative to this genomic sequence to represent the inferred CDS: deleted 1 base in 1 codon) gives MGKKVNKKARSVQKEKRVSSPSPKILPEQSSINAEAPHIDGVAVKERGVCSHIDRGIDWDKLSAKLDPSEPFKCEDCRESALDRRANKGKHGKKGGINSKSELKAIWICLGCGHFSCGGIGFPTISNSHAVRHAKQNHHPLAIQFENFQLLWCFPCDKLLTFEKPEDIDERKNVIHEVAKMLKARPSKGSAINVEDVWFGSGSGTGAMKSEYYVPNKADERVGYSVRGLINLGNTCFFNSIMQNLLAINQLRDYLFEFDESVGPLSASLRKLFLETSAEAGLKGVINPRSLFGSLCSKAPQFRGYQQHDSHELLRCLLDGLCAEEMSTRKQVKSSLTDGTTSIAKPTFVDAIFGGQLSSTVCCLECGHSSTIYEPFLDLSLPVPTKKPPSKRPQPATRGKKIKPPLKQGGRIDSKVNRDEPILPAESVSDQSTFVDSYSLVQPRVQTAELPVDSASSISIDLNAVVLDMGLTHQDLSDSQEAKNHPEVDNVGEQSISSNVLTWLDYLEPNLVSYDYDGTSETYEVSADQGSADKNAFQNDVSLPITLYCRIESDLESECAVSTMPLDSSSQFNPLDQGIVTHQQDSSSQYVEKQNEISQSDEKLSTDHSLNKEVVQLNADVGHSLVNDSTVEVYSSGCDTVNPSQVKESEVIFLPYKEDASSSFELLGEEIEITSEVVSDEHASQEFDGFGDLFNEPEVTLELGPSYPACEATDAMKNEVGNSSDSDPGEVDNSDVSVSVESCLAFFTKPELLSKDEYAWQCDNCSKVLKQGTRRKSRKLKTKIVPNGCDDINANGLLEGCGNNLHEVEIISGIMENDAFDGSNGRLVPHNQEMHDISNSMLSNHQETKMNMIACQSENQMSMKPNLCRGMPECSSSNSQILDSCCGKRDADSVGLTETDLLPEKYESEVSEGEEVDSKSLKVKRDATKSILISKAPSVLTIHLKRFSQDARGRLSKLNGHVNFRETIDFNPYMKPRCTNGGKSTYRLLGAVEHSGSMRSGHYVAYMRGGQGDSTIWYYASDTHVRQVSLEEVLSCEAYILFYEIT, from the exons ATGGGGAAAAAGGTCAACAAGAAAGCAAGAAGTGTTCAAAAAGAGAAGCGTGTCTCCTCACCTTCTCCTAAAATACTTCCCGAACAAAGCAGCATCAATGCTGAAGCTCCTCACATTGATGGAGTTGCAGTTAAAGAAAGAGGAGTATGTTCTCATATAGATAGAGGGATTGATTGGGACAAACTTTCTGCCAAACTAGACCCGTCAGAACCTTTTAAATGTGAAGATTGTCGAGAAAGTGCCTTGGATAGACGAGCAAATAAAGGAAAACATGGGAAGAAAGGAGGAATCAATTCAAAATCAGAGTTGAAAGCAATTTGGATTTGCTTGGGATGTGGGCATTTCTCTTGTGGAGGCATTGGATTCCCCACCATATCTAACAGCCACGCAGTTCGGCATGCAAAACAGAATCACCATCCATTGGCCATACAGTTTGAAAATTTTCAACTGTTATGGTGTTTCCCTTGCGATAAATTACTCACTTTTGAAAAGCCGGAAGACATAGATGAAcgcaaaaatgtcatacatgaGGTTGCT AAAATGCTGAAAGCACGACCAAGTAAAGGATCCGCTATTAATGTGGAGGATGTTTGGTTTGGAAGTGGGAGTGGAACTGGTGCAATGAAATCGGAATACTATGTACCCAACAAGGCAGATGAAAGAGTTGGCTATTCAGTAAGAGGTTTAATTAATTTGGGAAATACTTGTTTCTTTAATTCGATAATGCAGAATTTATTAGCAATAAATCAGTTGCGGGATTACCTTTTTGAATTTGATGAATCTGTTGGTCCACTTAGTGCTTCTCTGAGAAAGCTTTTCTTGGAAACCAGCGCTGAAGCTGGTTTAAAAGGTGTGATAAATCCCAGATCTTTATTTGGTAGTCTTTGTAGCAAGGCTCCTCAGTTTAGGGGATATCAGCAACATGATAGCCATGAGTTACTAAGATGTTTGCTTGATGGTTTGTGCGCCGAAGAGATGAGTACTAGAAAGCAAGTCAAATCTTCATTGACCGATGGGACAACTTCTATAGCAAAGCCTACATTTGTAGATGCCATCTTTGGTGGACAGCTTTCAAGCACTGTTTGTTGTTTGGAATGTGGGCACTCTTCAACAATTTACGAGCCCTTTTTGGACCTCTCGTTGCCAGTTCCTACTAAGAAACCTCCATCCAAACGGCCTCAACCTGCCACTCGGGGCAAGAAAATCAAACCGCCTCTTAAGCAAGGCGGGAGGATTGACTCCAAAGTTAACAGAGATGAACCTATTCTTCCAGCAGAAAGTGTTTCTGATCAATCAACTTTTGTCGACTCTTACAGTTTAGTGCAGCCTAGAGTACAAACTGCTGAGCTTCCAGTTGATTCTGCATCATCAATATCCATTGATTTAAACGCTGTTGTTCTTGATATGGGTTTAACACATCAAGATCTTTCAGATAGTCAGGAAGCAAAAAACCATCCAGAAGTTGATAATGTTGGAGAGCAGTCAATCTCATCGAATGTTTTAACATGGTTGGATTACCTTGAGCCAAATCTGGTGTCATATGACTATGATGGTACCTCAGAAACTTATGAAGTGTCTGCAGACCAGGGTTCTGCAGATAAAAATGCTTTTCAGAATGATGTCTCATTACCCATTACTTTATACTGTAGGATTGAGAGTGATTTAGAATCTGAATGTGCTGTTTCGACAATGCCCTTGGATAGTTCCTCTCAGTTTAATCCTCTTGACCAAGGTATAGTAACCCATCAACAAGATTCATCTTCACAATATGTGGAGAAGCAAAATGAAATTTCTCAATCTGATGAGAAGCTCTCTACAGACCATTCATTGAACAAGGAAGTTGTCCAGCTAAATGCTGATGTAGGTCATAGCTTAGTTAATGATTCAACGGTTGAAGTGTACTCTTCAGGCTGCGACACTGTAAACCCGTCACAGGTTAAGGAATCTGAAGTTATTTTTCTTCCTTATAAAGAAGATGCTTCATCTAGTTTTGAGTTATTGGGAGAAGAAATTGAGATCACTTCAGAAGTGGTCAGTGATGAACATGCTTCTCAAGAATTTGATGGATTTGGAGACTTATTCAATGAACCTGAAGTTACCTTGGAGCTTGGGCCCTCATATCCTGCTTGTGAGGCAACTGATGCCATGAAAAATGAAGTGGGAAATAGTAGTGATTCTGATCCTGGTGAGGTTGATAATTCTGATGTTTCCGTGTCGGTTGAGAGTTGTTTGGCCTTTTTTACAAAGCCCGAGCTTCTTTCCAAGGACGAGTATGCTTGGCAGTGTGATAATTGCTCAAAAGTTTTGAAACAAGGAACAAGGAGGAAATCGCGAAAGCTTAAAACCAAAATAGTGCCAAATGGTTGTGATGATATAAATGCAAATGGTCTGTTGGAGGGTTGCGGCAATAATCTCCATGAAGTTGAGATCATCAGCGGGATAATGGAAAATGATGCATTTGATGGTTCCAATGGCAGGTTGGTGCCACACAATCAGGAGATGCATGATATCAGCAATAGCATGCTCAGCAACCATCAAGAAACCAAGATGAATATGATAGCTTGTCAATCAGAAAATCAAATGTCTATGAAGCCAAATTTGTGTCGTGGTATGCCAGAATGTTCAAGTTCCAATAGTCAAATTCTTGATTCATGCTGTGGTAAACGTGATGCTGATAGTGTTGGGCTTACTGAAACTGATTTATTGCCTGAAAAATATGAATCAGAGGTGAGTGAGGGAGAGGAGGTGGACTCAAAGAGTCTCAAAGTAAAGAGGGATGCAACTAAGAGTATACTAATCAGTAAGGCTCCTTCTGTGTTGACAATCCATCTAAAGAGGTTTAGTCAAGATGCTCGAGGTCGCTTGAGTAAATTAAATGGACATGTAAATTTCAGAGAGACAATTGATTTCAATCCATATATGAAGCCCAG GTGCACCAATGGAGGAAAGAGCACTTACCGTCTCCTTGGAGCAGTCGAGCACAGTGGAAGCATGAGGAGTGGCcattatgtggcatacatgagaGGAGGCCAAGGAGATAGCACCATTTGGTATTATGCCAGTGATACTCACGTTCGTCAAGTTTCGTTGGAAGAAGTTCTTAGCTGTGAGGCCTACATTTTGTTCTATGAAATAACTTGA